The genomic segment GGGCCAGAAGCATGCCCCCCGGTGCCATCATGCGACCGTGGTCATACATGTGGTCGCGTGACATGGCCGCAAGCGGCGGATGCCGTGCGGTTGTTAGCCGCCGAAACCGGTGCCGGATCGACGCGGGCTCCAGAGTGTCAGGCGCTGCCATCTTCGTCTTGCCCTGTCAGCGGATACGGCCAGGAGGCTGAACCGCCCTGTGGCGGTCCAGCCGTGGGTGGTTTCAGACCTCGACTTCGTGCCATTCGCCGGGGCGCAAGAGCCGGAGCGTGTCGGCAACACCGGCCGTATTGAAGTCGCGCAGCATCTGCCAGCTGCCTTGCGAAAAATGCCGCCAGCCTTCGAAATGGGCGGGATAAGCGTTCTTCAGTTGCAGGAGTTTCGACAGACGGGCACCGTCCTCGGAGCGCATGGTCAGGATGTTGTCCCCGACCGCAGGCACGTTGGCCGCCCCCATGTGCAGAACGGCCGTACCAACTTTGTAGCGTTTGGCGATCTCTTCCAGATCGTCGATCCAGACGGTATCGCCCGAGATGTACAGCGCGCCGTCCTTCTGGCCTTCCCACTCGACCATGAACCCCGTCACCTCGCCGATGATGTCGCGCAGGTCCGGGTTGCTGGTGTGTACCCCGGGCATGGCAGTGATCTTCAAGGTCTCGCCTTGGGCATTGCTCACCTCGGTCGATTCCCAGGTTTTCAGGCCTTTGGGGTTGCCCGGCAGGCCAAGGGCGACGCTTTCCGGTGTGGTCAGGGCAAGCTTTGCCGTCCCCAACAGCCGCCGACCTTCGTTGTCGAGGTTGTCAAAGTGCTGGGCGTGGCTCAGCAGCACAAGGTCCAGTTCGCCAATCTGGTCGGCGGCAATCGGCGGTGCCATGATCTTGGTCAGCAGATGCCCGGGGCCCTCATCGCGCTCGGTGCCCTGCGGATCGAAGCCCGGATCGGTCAGGATGCGGAAGTTTCCGATCTCGATCAGGTAGGTCGGACCGCCCAGATAGGTCAGGCGGACGCCCATGCTGCCCGATGCGTTCGGGGCGGGGGGCGGCATCATGCCTGCAGTCTCGGCAAGGGCCGGCTGGCCTGTCATCGTGGACGCGGCCCCGACCATGACGGCCGAGACTGCGGTGGCACCCCCTCCAAGAAAGCCGCGGCGGCTGACATTGAAGAGGGACATTTCCGGAAGATCGCCATCAGGGCCATGTTCATGTTGCATCAAGGTGCTCCGTTGATCGGGGTGAGGTCTGGCACGTGGCCGACCAATCGGTCGCGCCCACGGCCCAGAGCATCGTTGACAGCGGCCTGCTTCGGAACGCGCGGTGGTCACAAGACACCATTCCACGAAGCGGAACAGTCGGCCTTCGGCTGCACCACTGCGCGACCTCTGTGGGAAGAGCGGGGTTGCTTGTCCTGCCGACCGACGCGCCTGTCGCCCGGCCAGACCACAGCTTGCTACTCTTCCG from the Tabrizicola piscis genome contains:
- a CDS encoding MBL fold metallo-hydrolase, with amino-acid sequence MQHEHGPDGDLPEMSLFNVSRRGFLGGGATAVSAVMVGAASTMTGQPALAETAGMMPPPAPNASGSMGVRLTYLGGPTYLIEIGNFRILTDPGFDPQGTERDEGPGHLLTKIMAPPIAADQIGELDLVLLSHAQHFDNLDNEGRRLLGTAKLALTTPESVALGLPGNPKGLKTWESTEVSNAQGETLKITAMPGVHTSNPDLRDIIGEVTGFMVEWEGQKDGALYISGDTVWIDDLEEIAKRYKVGTAVLHMGAANVPAVGDNILTMRSEDGARLSKLLQLKNAYPAHFEGWRHFSQGSWQMLRDFNTAGVADTLRLLRPGEWHEVEV